The genomic region TTTGGAGAAATTAAAATAAAAATATTTTTATTTCCATCTATATTTTGAGAATAACTTTTTATATATTTATCAATTCTTCCAAGATAACTTTCAACATAAGCGTGATGATAAGCATTATTTCCAAAAGAATCTTTTACTTGAAACTTTGAAAATGGATTATTAAAAATGGAAGTTGCAAAACTATCCATCATATTTTCAAAATTGATTATATTTGCACTTATATCTTTTGCTTTATTTTCAGAATTTGATATTAATAAGTTATTTGAAGTTTTTTTTACAATCTCTGATGTATTTTCTATACCAATAATGGTTAAAGTTAATCCAAATAACAATGATATCAAAATTATTGAAATTATTATTTTTACAGATATTTTTTTCATTTGTAATCCCTCCATTATAAAATAACTATAATATAAATATACTTTAATTAAAAAAGGGTGCAGAAGAACTGCACCCAATATTTTTAATAATATTTATTTTTAATTTCCATGAACTTCAAATTCATATATTCTCGCTGCAGTGTCATCATTTTGTGTAGCCTTTATTATACTCAATTTGACATATCTTGATTTAACAGGTTTTATAACATGTTCACTGACACCTTTTTCATTGTTTTCAACATTTACTACTTCTGTCCAATTTTCTTTATCATCACTTATAAAGATTTTAAAAGTTTTTGTATTAAATCCTTCACTTTCTCCACCTTCTTGAGCATGTTTAATAACAAATTTATTTATTTCTATTTCTTTTTCTAAATCAACTATTATTTCATGAGGTTCTGATCCTGTTGCACACCACTTTGTACTTATATCTCTATCAAAAGCATAATTTGGTATTTCTCCTGGAACAAATCCTGTAGCTGTAGCTTGTTTATCTGCTGCTTTATTAGATTTATGTGTTTTATAACCTAAAACCTGAAATTCATATAAACGTACAGCAGTATCTCCGCCTTGTGTTGGCTTTGTAACTGTAAGTCTTGCATATCTTCCTTTAACAGGTTTTATTATATGTTCACTAATAGCTTTATCATTAGATTGAACATCTACTACTTTAGTCCAATTTTCTTTATCTGAACTAACTTCTATATAATAATCACTTGTGTTCCATTCTGGAGATTCTCCACCTTCTTCAGCATTTTTCAGTATAAACTTATCTATAACTTCTATCTGACCTAAATCAACCATTATCCAATGAGGTGGTTCTCCTGTTACACACCATTTACTATTATCTTTTGTTTTATCATCAAATGCAAATGCTGGTACTTCTCCCCCAACATTTCCAGATGCTGTTGCTTCTTTTCCAAAAGCATAATTATCAAAAAGATTTTTTTCTGCATATACTTCAAATTCATATATTCTTGCAGCTGAATCATTTCCTTGAGTTGCTTTTAATATACTTAATTTAACATATCTCGCTCTTTGGAATTCTATCAAATGTTCTGCAATAGCTTTATTATTTTCTTCTATATTAACTACTTCTTTCCAATCTTTTCCATCTTTACTTATGCTTATTTTATAAGCTTTTGTATTCATATCCGCAGATTCTCCACCAAATTCTGCATTTTTAAGTATAAATTTACCTATCTTTTGTTCTTTTCCGAGATCTACATATAATTCATGTGGAAGATCTCCAACAGCACACCATTTAGTTTTTTGTTCTCCATCTAAAGCCATTGAAGGAGTTTCATCATCAACATTTGAAGTGGCTGTTGCTGATTTACTAAAAGAAACTAATTCCATTTCTTTTTTAGCTTTATTAGAAACAGTTATCATCTTATCTTTTACAAGAGTATCTCTTCCAACTTCATTATATGCTATTAAAGTTACTCTAAATTCTCCTTCTCTATCATAAGTAATATTAGGATTTTCTTCAGTTGATTTTATAGGATTTCCTCCAACGAAAAACCATTTTAATCTATCATATACTTTAGATTTGTTTATAAATTCTATAGTATCACCAGGAGCTATAAATGTTCTATCAACATATAAATCTGCCGTTGGTTTTGGATATTCTCCCCATTCAAAAATTACTTCTGCTTCATCTCCATGATTTAACATTTTACTGACAGGTTCTACAATTATTTTTGTTTCTTTTTCTTTTGCAGAAATTCTTTTGATCATATCGATATAAAATACATTATTATATGTACTTCCAAGATATTCTTTTTTACCATCTACTACTCTATAAATTTCATATAATAGTCCTTCTTGATTTGTATCCCATTTTAATCTTAAATTTGCAAATATACCATCAACAAATTCATACTCTGTTATTTCAAGATTCTTAGGTCCTATAACAAAATCTCCTATAGAAGATCCTTTGTCTAAAACAGAAAGACTACCTAAATTAATATAGAAATCATCTATTTCATCATCAGATTTTAAATATACGAATATTCTTTTTATGCTTTTTCCAGCATAATCATTCAAATTAAAATCTTTTCTCGTCCAAGTTTGAGCAACATTGTCTAAATCAAATAAAACTTCTGATTTATCTTCAAACATTATTCCAAGTTTTGCAATATTATTTAAATTTGTATTAAATGTTGCAGAAATTTTAGATCCTTTATAAAGTTTTATATCTGTTTTATATAAATAAACCTTTGAACTTCCATTTAAATCACTTTCTAATTTTAAAGAAGATCCACCATAATAAGGTTTATCCCAGTCAAAATTAGCTTTTACTTGATTACCTTCTACATACCATCTCCAAGTTGGAAGTATGTCTTGTAAACTTCTATTATGCCATGGATTTTCACTAACTATTTCTCCAAAAACAGCATATTTGTAACCATTTCCAGTATTAAAGTTCGTAACGAAAGGTGTGTTAATTATAGTTGTTTTAGCTGGTATATAATTTGCAATACCTTTCCAATCATATTCGGATTCTGTATTTAAAGGATTTTTATTAGCTCCTACCCAAAAAATATTAGCCTTTTGAGTATATTCTTCAACAGATTCAGAACTTGAATATGTCCAGTTTGGACAATAAAGACCTAAAGAAACATTATGTTCTTTATTTTCTGGAAAAAGTCCTTCCCAAGATGCTTTTGTATTAAATCCATTTGCTTGAACATCTATTCCAGCATAATTTATATATGGATCTATATTATTATTCAAAGCATATTTTTTAGTAGAACTTTGATCTTTCCACCAAAAATTCAAAAACATAGAATCTGCTAATTTCTTACCATCATCAACTAGATAACCATCATTTTTATCAGTTAAATGATTTTGATAATCTATTTCTCCATCTTCATTCATGGAATCATACCATATTACTTCCATATAATCTTTTTTATTATCATTAAAATAAGATAAAAATTCTTGCATCTTTTTTGCCTGTTCCTTAGTTGCACCTTTTAATTCTTGATTTATAAACCATCCATCAAAATTATAATAATTTGCAACTTCTATAAGTTTGTCAGCAACTAAAAAACTTCCATCTTCTCTTTGTTCAAGAAACTGTGAAAGCCATTCAAGCTGTCCTCCATAATAATTTGGTGGAAAAAATACAGTACCATAAACTTTAACTCCATTTTTATGTGCTGCATTTATAACATCACTACTTGGAGAGAGAATAATTCCTTCTCCAGCAGATCCTCCCCACATTACAAGTTTATCTATATATTGCCAGTATTGAAAATTGTAAACATCAAATTCTTTAGCACCTTCTGATGGATTCTTTGATGTCATTGGATACATTATACTTAAAGCCATTACTTGTGCTTCATCTCTTGCATTTGAATTAATTATTTCTCCAGTTTTTCTTTCTGCAAGAGGTATCATACCTCTGTTAAAATCAGCATCTTTATCTTTTTCAGGTGACCAATTTTTTAAATCTTCCACAAACCAATAGGAAGACATCGGTTGAACTGAAAAAGCAAGAATACCCATAGCTATTAACACTGTGATTAATAGTTTTCTCATAAAAATCCCCCTTTAGAGTTTTTGATTTATTTATATTCATAACTCATTCTTAAAATGACAAGCAACTTGGGTTGATTCATTTTTATTTAATTTTTCAAGAATTGGTTTTTTATGTTTACATATATCTTTTGCATATTTACATCTTGGATGAAATGGACAACCAGAAGGTAAATTTGCAGGATCTGCAACATCTCCTTCAAGTAGTTCAGCATTGCTTTTTTTATGTGGATCTATAACTGGAACAGCAGACAAAAGAGCCTTTGTATATGGATGAACTGGATGATTAAAAATATCTTTAACATCACCTATTTCAACTATATTACCAACATACATAACAGCTACTCTATCACTTATATGTTCTACAACTCCAAGATCATGAGATATAAACATCATAGATAATTCATATTTTTCCTGTAAATCTCTCAAAAGATTCAAAAGTTGAGATTGAACAGAAACATCCAATGCTGAAGTAGGCTCATCTGCAAGAATTATCTTTGGATTTAAGGCAAGAGATCTTGCAACTCCAACTCTTTGTCTCTGACCTCCACTAAAAGCATGTGGATATCTTCTCAAATATTTTGGATCAAGATTTACATCTGCAATAAGTTCACGTGCAGCTTTTTCTACTTCTTCTTCTGATTTAATCATCTTATTTATCAATAAAGGTTCTGTTATTATTTCTTTAACCGTCATTCTCGGACTTAAAGACGAAAAAGGATCTTGAAAAATCATTTGTATATCTTTTCTAACCCCTAAACTTTTAAGTTCTTTATCTTTAAGTGCCAATATATCTAATTCTTGTCCATCTTTGTTATAGATTATCTTTCCAGAACTCGCACTAACACCTCTCATTATTGTTTTAGCGAGAGTACTTTTTCCACAACCTGATTCGCCAACAACTCCAAGAGTCTCTTTTTTCTTCAATTCAAAACTGACATCATTAACAGCCTTAACATGATTCACAACCTTATTCCAAAATCCTTGTCTTATAGGAAAATATGTTTTAACATTTTCAACTTTTAAAATTATATCTTTATCCATTTTTAGACTCCTTTTGTTCTGTGTGAAGAAAACATCTCGAAAAATGCCCATCTTTGATTTCAACAACAGGAGGTTTCTTCTTATCACATACTCCTTTTATTGCGAATTCACATCTCGGAGCAAATTCACAGCCTTGTGGAATTGAAAATGGATCTGGAACCATCCCTTTTATAGTTTCAAGATATTTACCCGATCCTTTTTTAGGAATAGATTTTAAAAGAGCTTTTGTATATGGATGTGAAGGAGTGTCAAAAATATCGAATACATTTCCTTTTTCAACTATTTTACCCAAATACATAACAACAACTTCATCTGCCATTTCTGCTACTACAGCTAAATCATGAGTTATTATTAA from Oceanotoga teriensis harbors:
- a CDS encoding ABC transporter ATP-binding protein, translated to MDKDIILKVENVKTYFPIRQGFWNKVVNHVKAVNDVSFELKKKETLGVVGESGCGKSTLAKTIMRGVSASSGKIIYNKDGQELDILALKDKELKSLGVRKDIQMIFQDPFSSLSPRMTVKEIITEPLLINKMIKSEEEVEKAARELIADVNLDPKYLRRYPHAFSGGQRQRVGVARSLALNPKIILADEPTSALDVSVQSQLLNLLRDLQEKYELSMMFISHDLGVVEHISDRVAVMYVGNIVEIGDVKDIFNHPVHPYTKALLSAVPVIDPHKKSNAELLEGDVADPANLPSGCPFHPRCKYAKDICKHKKPILEKLNKNESTQVACHFKNEL
- a CDS encoding endo-beta-N-acetylglucosaminidase, whose protein sequence is MRKLLITVLIAMGILAFSVQPMSSYWFVEDLKNWSPEKDKDADFNRGMIPLAERKTGEIINSNARDEAQVMALSIMYPMTSKNPSEGAKEFDVYNFQYWQYIDKLVMWGGSAGEGIILSPSSDVINAAHKNGVKVYGTVFFPPNYYGGQLEWLSQFLEQREDGSFLVADKLIEVANYYNFDGWFINQELKGATKEQAKKMQEFLSYFNDNKKDYMEVIWYDSMNEDGEIDYQNHLTDKNDGYLVDDGKKLADSMFLNFWWKDQSSTKKYALNNNIDPYINYAGIDVQANGFNTKASWEGLFPENKEHNVSLGLYCPNWTYSSSESVEEYTQKANIFWVGANKNPLNTESEYDWKGIANYIPAKTTIINTPFVTNFNTGNGYKYAVFGEIVSENPWHNRSLQDILPTWRWYVEGNQVKANFDWDKPYYGGSSLKLESDLNGSSKVYLYKTDIKLYKGSKISATFNTNLNNIAKLGIMFEDKSEVLFDLDNVAQTWTRKDFNLNDYAGKSIKRIFVYLKSDDEIDDFYINLGSLSVLDKGSSIGDFVIGPKNLEITEYEFVDGIFANLRLKWDTNQEGLLYEIYRVVDGKKEYLGSTYNNVFYIDMIKRISAKEKETKIIVEPVSKMLNHGDEAEVIFEWGEYPKPTADLYVDRTFIAPGDTIEFINKSKVYDRLKWFFVGGNPIKSTEENPNITYDREGEFRVTLIAYNEVGRDTLVKDKMITVSNKAKKEMELVSFSKSATATSNVDDETPSMALDGEQKTKWCAVGDLPHELYVDLGKEQKIGKFILKNAEFGGESADMNTKAYKISISKDGKDWKEVVNIEENNKAIAEHLIEFQRARYVKLSILKATQGNDSAARIYEFEVYAEKNLFDNYAFGKEATASGNVGGEVPAFAFDDKTKDNSKWCVTGEPPHWIMVDLGQIEVIDKFILKNAEEGGESPEWNTSDYYIEVSSDKENWTKVVDVQSNDKAISEHIIKPVKGRYARLTVTKPTQGGDTAVRLYEFQVLGYKTHKSNKAADKQATATGFVPGEIPNYAFDRDISTKWCATGSEPHEIIVDLEKEIEINKFVIKHAQEGGESEGFNTKTFKIFISDDKENWTEVVNVENNEKGVSEHVIKPVKSRYVKLSIIKATQNDDTAARIYEFEVHGN